The following coding sequences are from one Haliotis asinina isolate JCU_RB_2024 chromosome 3, JCU_Hal_asi_v2, whole genome shotgun sequence window:
- the LOC137277581 gene encoding 17-beta-hydroxysteroid dehydrogenase 13-like — protein MKVSVSEVISLWLKVIFCYLESLYHAVVPHPRQDVRGKKVLITGAGHGIGRELSLEFARLGASLILWDINKENNENTAVEVRRIGATVHTYICDVTSTDDVHTIADRVRREVGNVDILVNNAGILYGGPVLDMQEKHIRRTFEVNTLAHFWTVREFLPAMLEADSGIIVNISSGTAKSGTAFLVDYSASKYAVFGFTEALREEIDRLGKPGVQTTVVCPSFVDTGLCKYPRDRFNAILTPNETAVATIDGVLRGENVVYVPRRIGPLLRLGALMPEKLKPLLKQFAQVGIDPQYDVKQD, from the exons ATGAAAGTTTCAGTGTCTGAAGTTATTTCTCTGTGGCTGAAAGTAATATTCTGCTACCTGGAATCCCTGTACCACGCGGTTGTCCCGCATCCCAGACAAGATGTCCGCGGAAAGAAAGTGTTGATCACCGGTGCTGGACACGGCATTGGCCGGGAACTGTCACTGGAGTTTGCCCGCCTCGGAGCGTCGCTCATACTGTGGGATATCAACAAG GAgaacaatgaaaacacagcAGTCGAAGTCCGTCGTATTGGTGCCACAGTCCACACCTACATCTGTGACGTCACCTCCACCGACGACGTACACACCATTGCTGACCGTGTGAGGAGGGAGGTGGGCAACGTGGACATCTTGGTCAACAACGCGGGTATCCTATACGGTGGACCGGTTCTCGACATGCAGGAGAAGCATATCCGTCGTACATTTGAAGTGAACACCTTGGCTCATTTCTGG ACAGTTCGCGAGTTCCTCCCCGCCATGCTGGAGGCTGACAGCGGCATCATCGTCAACATCTCCTCCGGCACTGCCAAATCAGGAACAGCCTTCCTCGTTGACTACAG CGCGTCCAAGTATGCTGTGTTCGGCTTCACAGAAGCCCTGAGGGAGGAGATCGACCGACTGGGGAAGCCGGGGGTGCAGACCACTGTGGTCTGTCCCAGCTTCGTGGATACAGGACTATGTAAATACCCGAGAGACAG GTTCAACGCCATCTTGACCCCTAACGAAACCGCCGTTGCTACAATTGACGGGGTGCTGCGAGGGGAGAACGTCGTCTATGTGCCGAGGAGAATCGGTCCTCTGCTCAGGCTAGGAGC GCTCATGCCGGAGAAGCTGAAGCCGCTGTTGAAGCAGTTCGCTCAAGTCGGAATCGATCCCCAATATGACGTCAAACAAGACTAA
- the LOC137279269 gene encoding transmembrane protein 205-like — protein sequence MVKFEKVRITQFQYFSVSVIVIFISFLLFPVRRRMDTQTALVGMMHLGSWAAQYGAQLWVTLVAGLTMFYSLPRHMFGRVQTRLFPMFFLWSLVTSSIMLGTFVIQHPLESMQKSHVIQISMLIAGFVSASLNSLILAPLIVRAMLVTFQMEVEAGVGDVIGYADMKEMKKNPEYSAAYRTFRRCHGMSGLLTLVGLASNTVHLYYITSQCLPL from the exons ATGGTCAAGTTCGAGAAAGTCAG GATTACTCAGTTCCAGTACTTCTCCGTGAGTGTAATCGTCATCTTCATCAGTTTCCTCCTCTTCCCCGTGCGGCGCCGGATGGACACACAGACAGCTCTTGTAGGGATGATGCACCTTGGCAGTTGGGCAGCACAATATGGCGCACAGTTGTGGGTGACCCTTGTTGCGG GTCTTACGATGTTCTACAGTCTCCCACGACACATGTTCGGCCGAGTTCAGACACGCCTCTTTCCCATGTTCTTCCTGTGGAGCCTCGTGACGTCATCCATCATGCTAGGAACCTTCGTCATTCAGCATCCCCTCGAGTCCATGCAGAAAAGTCACGTGATACAG ATCTCAATGCTCATCGCTGGATTCGTATCGGCGTCTCTGAATTCCCTGATTTTAGCGCCACTCATTGTTCGCGCCATGTTGGTGACGTTTCAAATGGAGGTGGAGGCAGGTGTCGGTGACGTCATTGGTTATGCCGATATGAAGGAAATGAAGAAGAACCCAGAATATTCAGCTGCCTACCGCACATTCAGACGATGTCACGGAATGAGCGGGTTGTTGACCTTGGTTGGCCTCGCGTCCAACACCGTTCACCTGTACTACATCACGTCGCAGTGTCTGCCGCTATAA
- the LOC137279270 gene encoding solute carrier organic anion transporter family member 2B1-like: MPDCKEPTSVDQSGETYCGVGSFRPRILQPCKHILSFSVVYGFAGLFSQSLNFYINSQVTALEKQFHLDSTTTGIILSCNDIGFLCTVLLVSHFGSSRHIPRILSAACFLFGISGILVSLCQFLDPVYLPQLSDAAVANSSTKAFTAPLCRHGNVSETEECGTDSTQSSVGPRWVVWMLGAGMILQGIGKSPRTSLSTAYIDNNNPIKTKTGLYLGISTTMIVFGPALATAIGGAFRQIPVDLQETAMTPTHPKWIGAWWIGFLLFGCLGVIIGLPLMLFPKRLQPTCDNASVKDANNSIIHSVKDLPRSVLRVLRRPVYTLCLIGLMFLVFVVAGTESFSSKYVEKQFMVPGYKTNIILGVQKLVAVTIGTFGGGLVTSRLKLSRLGCSKMVLIAVCLSCFFNCLDFFLGCETPDIRGFSSGEGAVTYDDGINACTCDLTNYFPVCGDNITYFSPCFAGCTNQSKSMYGGCSKVTSGQTTAGMCPTDCPYLYYYIAVDMVMRLCGTMSIMPMYMLQIRSVDERDKAMAVGLLSFLASLLGFLPAPIIAGYVIDSTCLIWGVTCGVKGSCAQYDLTSLRFRLKALEVSGKVMAVTFFLITLLVLKREERITGKRGKEGEKSNNALQATKL, translated from the exons ATGCCGGACTGCAAGGAACCCACCAGCGTCGACCAAAGTGGTGAAACCTACTGTGGTGTAGGGAGCTTCAGGCCACGGATTCTGCAGCCATGCAAGCACATACTGTCCTTCTCTGTGGTGTATGGTTTTGCTGGACTATTCTCCCAGAGCCTCAATTTCTACATCAACTCTCAGGTCACAGCCCTCGAGAAACAGTTCCATTTGGAtagtaccaccaccggcatcaTCCTCAGCTGCAATGACATCGGCTTCCTCTGTACGGTCCTACTCGTCAGCCATTTTGGAAGTAGTCGCCACATACCCAGAATTCTGTCTGCGGCCTGCTTCCTGTTTGGTATTTCCGGTATTCTTGTTAGCCTCTGTCAGTTTCTCGATCCAGTCTACTTACCACAGCTATCTGATGCTGCTGTTGCTAATTCCTCGACGAAGGCGTTCACTGCTCCGCTATGTCGCCATGGTAACGTGTCTGAGACGGAAGAATGCGGCACGGATTCCACTCAGTCATCAGTGGGTCCCCGATGGGTGGTCTGGATGCTGGGGGCGGGGATGATACTGCAAGGTATCGGAAAGTCCCCGCGGACGTCACTCTCTACCGCCTACATCGACAACAACAATCCCATCAAGACAAAGACAGGACTCTATCTAG GTATATCGACAACAATGATAGTTTTCGGACCGGCGCTTGCAACAGCAATAGGTGGTGCATTCAGGCAGATCCCTGTGGATCTTCAAG AGACTGCTATGACCCCAACACATCCAAAGTGGATAGGCGCTTGGTGGATAGGCTTTTTGCTGTTTGGATGCCTGGGAGTCATTATTGGACTTCCTCTGATGTTGTTCCCTAAACGTCTGCAACCAACGTGTGACAACGCATCTGTCAAGGACGCAAACAACTCCATCATACACAGCGTCAAAG ATCTGCCCCGGTCCGTGTTGAGGGTGTTGCGGAGGCCAGTGTACACGTTGTGCCTCATCGGGCTGATGTTCCTCGTCTTTGTGGTGGCAGGAACAGAGTCCTTCAGCTCTAAGTACGTGGAGAAACAGTTCATGGTGCCGGGATACAAGACCAACATCATATTGG GTGTACAGAAGTTGGTGGCAGTGACGATAGGAACGTTTGGAGGAGGACTAGTAACATCCCGACTCAAGCTGTCTAGGCTTGGCTGCAGCAAAATGGTGCTTATAGCGGTTTGTCTTTCGTGTTTCTTCAACTGTCTGGACTTCTTCCTTGGATGTGAAACTCCTGACATACGTGGCTTCAGTTCTGGCGAAGG GGCCGTTACTTATGACGACGGTATCAATGCATGCACCTGCGACTTGACCAACTACTTCCCAGTGTGTGGAGACAACATCACCTACTTCTCTCCATGCTTTGCTGGCTGTACCAACCAGTCCAAGTCG ATGTATGGTGGTTGTAGTAAGGTGACCAGCGGTCAGACGACAGCTGGGATGTGCCCGACCGACTGCCCCTACCTCTACTACTACATCGCTGTCGACATGGTTATGAGACTGTGCGGCACCATGTCAATCATGCCTATGTACATGCTGCAGATCAG GAGTGTTGATGAGCGGGACAAAGCTATGGCGGTTGGCCTTCTCTCCTTCTTGGCGTCCCTCTTAG GATTCCTGCCTGCTCCAATAATCGCTGGCTACGTGATCGATAGCACGTGTCTCATTTGGGGTGTCACGTGTGGCGTGAAGGGATCATGTGCCCAGTATGACCTGACGTCACTGAGATTCAGACTGAAGGCTCTGGAGGTCAGCGGCAAGGTCATGGCCGTCACCTTCTTCCTCATCACATTGCTTGTACTGAAACGTGAAGAGAGGATTACTGGGAAACGTGGAAAAGAGGGAGAGAAATCCAACAACGCGCTTCAAGCAACCAAACTTTGA
- the LOC137276784 gene encoding monocarboxylate transporter 6-like: protein MSPRDDSGGRPQNSSSLNVTTFGPGTNYTPKAPEEMTTSSRKRFRKGTLTTVNVKKCVVTACLVSMMFIVMSFLVGLGVLFVEILDTFQSSRAIASLLQSVCTGLVFGTGMFATIVIKKVGEGHVTTVGGLLAGIGCVGSAFAPSLPVLIFTVGVVTGCGLCTFTVVPYTVTGLMFNKRRNQVFVIVSIGPGLGSLIAPFLNTALIDVFGWRGAFLVLSGLMFQACPIGMLLTVLSKDIQRDKELKAKTKIAYNDIREDNMVVTNLQETTQMENSSVAYDNVTFVDEYGKGNSSQEEHNGQITSTLQISNIEECKQDSSISEMKDTKQKKESFIESLHLGLFKDFAFIVLGMCLFILMSLLPSIHFFFVDMIMSRGFDAQTGSYLLSLIGLSSLGGRFLYLFVRPMVKVSQVTVFATICVLLSASLLPLVWANTYPTLVAAVVCYGLPFGSCSVAYPTLMYAIAGPKRYASAVGYCETICGLGAFLGGPIAGTVKDITNSYDGVVYSTTAVMAACGVAFYTVAIRQRCSQHLNKETVSTHL from the exons ATGTCACCTAGAGACGATTCCGGCGGACGTCCACAAAACAGCAGCAGCCTAAATGTCACCACTTTTGGACCAGGTACAAACTATACACCTAAAGCTCCAGAGGAAATGACAACAAGTTCTCGGAAACG GTTCAGGAAAGGAACCTTGACGACTGTCAATGTAAAGAAGTGTGTGGTGACGGCATGTCTAGTCTCCATGATGTTCATAGTGATGTCTTTCCTGGTGGGACTGGGTGTCCTGTTTGTGGAGATCCTCGATACCTTCCAGTCTTCAAGAGCCATTGCGTCCCTCCTCCAGTCTGTTTGCACAGGACTTGTGTTTGGAACAG GTATGTTTGCTACAATTGTCATCAAGAAAGTTGGAGAGGGCCATGTGACCACTGTTGGCGGTCTGTTAGCCGGAATAGGATGTGTGGGAAGTGCCTTCGCCCCGTCTCTGCCGGTGCTCATCTTTACTGTCGGGGTAGTTACAG GATGTGGACTGTGCACGTTTACCGTGGTTCCCTACACAGTAACAGGACTGATGTTCAACAAAAGACGGAATCAGGTGTTCGTTATTGTCAGTATTGGCCCCGGATTAGGTTCCCTCATCGCGCCATTCCTCAACACAGCTCTCATCGATGTGTTCGGCTGGAGGGGTGCCTTCCTCGTCCTGTCCGGCCTCATGTTCCAAGCGTGTCCAATTGGAATGCTTCTGACAGTGCTCAGTAAAGACATCCAGAGAGACAAAGAACTCAAGGCAAAAACGAAAATAGCATACAATGATATAAGAGAAGATAACATGGTTGTCACTAATTTACAAGAAACAACTCAGATGGAGAACAGTTCGGTAGCCTATGACAATGTGACTTTTGTAGATGAATATGGAAAAGGCAACAGCAGCCAAGAAGAACACAATGGCCAAATAACCAGTACTTTACAGATATCCAATATTGAAGAATGCAAACAGGACTCCAgtatttctgaaatgaaagacaCGAAGCAAAAGAAGGAGTCTTTTATAGAATCCCTTCATTTGGGCTTATTTAAAGACTTTGCATTTATTGTTTTAGGAATGTGTCTGTTTATTCTGATGAGTCTGTTGCCTTCGATACACTTTTTCTTCGTGGACATGATTATGTCTAGAGGATTTGATGCTCAAACTGGATCCTATCTTCTTTCCCTTATTGGGCTATCCAGCTTGGGAGGGCGCTTCCTCTACCTCTTCGTCCGACCTATGGTGAAGGTGTCACAAGTGACTGTGTTTGCTACCATTTGCGTGTTACTCTCTGCAAGTCTGCTACCCCTAGTGTGGGCAAACACCTACCCCACCCTAGTCGCCGCTGTCGTCTGTTACGGCCTCCCCTTTGGGTCGTGTTCAGTGGCCTATCCCACTCTCATGTATGCAATAGCAGGGCCCAAACGCTACGCATCGGCAGTGGGCTATTGTGAAACGATTTGTGGTTTGGGAGCATTCTTAGGAGGCCCCATTGCAG GGACAGTGAAGGATATCACCAACTCATACGATGGAGTTGTCTACAGTACTACGGCGGTCATGGCTGCTTGTGGTGTAGCTTTCTACACTGTCGCAATCCGCCAGAGATGTTCACAACACCTCAACAAGGAAACAGTCTCTACCCACCTGTGA